The Pseudomonas allokribbensis genome has a window encoding:
- a CDS encoding polyamine ABC transporter substrate-binding protein, whose protein sequence is MIRKTLALAPLMLAASLAQAAETVKVYNWSDYIAPDTAKNFEKATGLGITYDVYDSNETLDGKLMTGKSGYDVVFPSNHFMARQIQGGALMKLDKSQLPNWKNLNPVLLKALQTNDPGNEHGFPYLWGSTGIGYNIAKVKAVLGDNAPVDSWDLIFKPENMEKLQKCGVAILDNGPELLPAALNYLGLPHHSKNPEDYKKAEALLMKVRPYVSYFHSSKYTSDLANGDICVAVGFSGDILQAENRAKEAKNGVDIGYAIPKEGAAIWFDMVAMPADAPDAKAGYAFMNYLLQPDVMAGISNYVHYANGNEQADSLIDPAIKNDTKVYPSPEMMGKLFALEAMPLNIDRIRTRVWNKIRTGS, encoded by the coding sequence ATGATCCGAAAGACCCTCGCTCTCGCCCCCTTGATGCTCGCCGCTTCCCTTGCTCAGGCAGCGGAAACGGTCAAGGTCTACAACTGGTCCGACTACATCGCGCCGGATACCGCGAAAAACTTCGAAAAGGCCACTGGTCTCGGCATCACCTACGACGTCTACGACAGCAACGAAACCCTCGACGGCAAGTTGATGACCGGCAAATCCGGTTACGACGTGGTGTTTCCGTCCAACCATTTCATGGCCCGGCAGATTCAGGGCGGCGCGCTGATGAAGCTCGACAAGAGCCAGTTGCCGAACTGGAAGAATCTCAACCCGGTATTGCTTAAGGCCTTGCAGACGAACGATCCGGGCAACGAACACGGCTTCCCGTACCTGTGGGGCAGCACCGGCATCGGCTACAACATCGCCAAGGTCAAGGCTGTGCTGGGCGATAACGCGCCGGTGGATTCCTGGGACCTGATCTTCAAGCCCGAAAACATGGAAAAACTGCAGAAGTGCGGCGTGGCGATCCTCGACAACGGCCCGGAATTGCTGCCGGCGGCGCTCAACTACCTGGGTTTGCCGCATCACAGCAAGAATCCCGAAGACTATAAAAAGGCCGAAGCCCTGCTGATGAAAGTGCGGCCGTACGTCAGCTACTTCCACTCTTCGAAGTACACCAGCGACCTGGCCAATGGCGATATCTGCGTGGCGGTCGGCTTCTCCGGGGACATCCTGCAAGCGGAGAACCGCGCCAAGGAAGCCAAGAACGGCGTCGATATCGGTTATGCGATTCCCAAGGAGGGCGCCGCCATCTGGTTCGACATGGTCGCCATGCCCGCCGATGCGCCAGACGCCAAGGCCGGTTACGCCTTCATGAACTACTTGCTGCAGCCCGACGTCATGGCCGGCATCAGCAACTACGTGCACTACGCCAACGGCAACGAACAGGCCGACAGTCTGATCGACCCCGCCATCAAGAACGACACCAAGGTGTATCCGAGCCCGGAAATGATGGGCAAATTGTTCGCGCTGGAAGCCATGCCGCTGAACATTGACCGGATCCGCACTCGCGTCTGGAACAAGATCCGTACCGGCAGCTGA
- a CDS encoding serralysin family metalloprotease, producing the protein MSKVKANAIDTAEQAFQLNAAPLAAPSSAFNQINSFSHQYDRGGNLTVNGKPSFSVDQAATQLLRDGASWHDLDGSGKIELTYTFLTSKTANFSGLGVTGFSQFSALQKTQAVLAMQSWADVANVTFTEAARGGDGHMTFGNYSGGQEGAAAFAFLPGTEPGYDGQSWYLTGSGYDVNKTPGLNNYGRQTLTHEIGHTLGLSHPGDYNAGTGNPTYNDATYGQDTRGYSLMSYWSESNTSQNFSKGGVEAYASGPLMDDIAAIQKLYGANLTTRTGDTTYGFNSNAGRDFLSASSSSDKLVFSVWDAGGKDTFDFSGFTQNQKINLNEASFSDVGGLVGNVSIAKGVTIENAIGGSGNDLIIGNSAANELKGGAGNDIIWGGGGADKLWGGSGSDTFVFAASSDSKPGAIDQILDFVSGLDKIDLTGITKGAGLHFVSAFTGAAGDAVLTSSGGNSLLSVDFSGHGVADFQVSTVGQAALSDIVA; encoded by the coding sequence ATGTCGAAAGTAAAAGCTAATGCTATTGATACCGCCGAACAGGCTTTCCAGCTGAACGCGGCACCACTGGCCGCGCCAAGCTCGGCGTTCAACCAGATCAATAGCTTCAGCCATCAGTACGATCGTGGCGGCAACCTCACGGTCAATGGCAAACCCTCCTTCTCGGTGGATCAAGCCGCTACCCAACTGTTGCGAGACGGTGCCTCCTGGCACGACCTCGACGGCAGCGGCAAGATCGAACTGACCTATACCTTTCTGACGTCCAAAACCGCCAACTTCAGCGGCCTGGGAGTCACCGGTTTCAGTCAGTTCAGCGCCCTGCAGAAAACCCAGGCCGTGCTCGCCATGCAATCCTGGGCCGATGTCGCCAACGTGACCTTTACCGAAGCAGCCAGAGGTGGCGACGGCCACATGACCTTCGGTAACTACAGTGGCGGCCAGGAAGGCGCGGCGGCGTTTGCTTTCCTGCCAGGCACCGAGCCAGGCTATGACGGTCAGTCCTGGTACCTGACCGGCAGTGGGTACGACGTCAACAAAACCCCGGGCCTGAACAACTACGGGCGTCAGACCCTGACCCACGAAATTGGCCACACCCTGGGCCTGTCTCACCCTGGCGACTACAACGCCGGGACCGGCAACCCGACCTACAATGACGCGACCTACGGGCAAGACACCCGCGGCTACAGCCTCATGAGTTACTGGAGTGAAAGCAACACCAGCCAGAACTTCAGCAAGGGTGGTGTGGAAGCTTATGCCTCCGGCCCGCTGATGGACGACATTGCCGCGATCCAGAAGCTCTACGGCGCCAACCTGACCACCCGTACCGGTGACACCACCTACGGCTTCAACTCCAACGCCGGTCGCGATTTCCTCAGCGCGTCCTCTTCGTCGGACAAGCTGGTGTTCTCGGTGTGGGATGCGGGCGGCAAGGACACCTTCGACTTCTCGGGTTTCACCCAGAACCAGAAGATCAACCTCAATGAAGCCTCGTTCTCCGACGTTGGCGGCCTGGTGGGCAACGTGTCCATCGCCAAGGGCGTCACCATCGAGAACGCCATCGGTGGCTCGGGCAACGACCTGATCATCGGTAACAGCGCAGCCAACGAACTCAAGGGCGGTGCCGGCAACGACATCATCTGGGGCGGCGGTGGCGCCGACAAGCTGTGGGGCGGCTCGGGTTCGGACACTTTCGTGTTCGCAGCCAGTTCCGACTCCAAGCCGGGTGCGATCGATCAGATCCTCGACTTTGTCAGCGGTCTCGACAAAATCGACCTGACCGGTATCACCAAAGGCGCAGGCCTGCACTTCGTCAGCGCCTTCACCGGTGCGGCGGGCGATGCAGTCCTGACTTCCTCGGGCGGCAACAGCCTGCTCTCGGTGGACTTCTCCGGGCACGGCGTGGCTGATTTCCAGGTCAGCACCGTTGGCCAGGCAGCGCTCAGCGACATCGTGGCGTGA
- a CDS encoding AprI/Inh family metalloprotease inhibitor, with protein MIQFAFTRKAAAYLLPVLMMISGETTMASSLRLEDPSVFAGQWQATLSDRNDAPEAQALQDKPSNTCLIDLEANQTLGKGADCLSAWLQDSAIGWFPDPDGLSITGKEGSRIQFFSRQRDGLYLSTLKSGLVITLERAAKQP; from the coding sequence ATGATCCAATTCGCTTTTACCCGCAAAGCGGCGGCGTACCTGTTGCCGGTGCTGATGATGATTTCTGGAGAAACAACTATGGCAAGCAGCCTGAGACTCGAAGACCCATCGGTATTTGCCGGACAGTGGCAAGCGACCCTGAGCGACCGCAACGACGCTCCCGAAGCCCAGGCTTTGCAGGACAAACCGTCGAACACCTGCCTGATCGACCTTGAAGCCAACCAGACACTGGGCAAAGGCGCCGACTGCCTGAGCGCATGGCTGCAGGACAGCGCCATCGGCTGGTTTCCCGATCCGGACGGTCTTTCGATCACCGGCAAGGAAGGCTCAAGAATCCAGTTTTTCAGCCGACAACGTGATGGGCTTTATCTGAGCACTTTGAAGTCAGGCCTGGTGATTACACTTGAGCGAGCTGCCAAACAGCCCTGA
- a CDS encoding type I secretion system permease/ATPase, translating to MKMAKAPATAPLFKALGDYKSILISVGCFTALINVLMLVPSIYMLQVYDRVLSSQNETTLAMLSLMVVGFFAFIGLLEVVRSFIVIRIGSQLERRFNLRVYQAAFERNLFKGEGNAGQSLGDLTHIRQFVTGPALFAFFDAPWFPVYLFVIYLFNVWLGVLATAGALLLIALACLNEYMTKKPLGEAAGYSQKSSQLATSHLHNAETIQAMGMLGSLRKRWFQVHSRFLGLQNQASDTGAVISSLSKTLRLCLQSLVLGLGALLVIKGDMTAGMMIAGSILMGRVLSPIDQLIAVWKQWSGAKLAYRRLDSLLQAYPPSDDAMALPPPKGQITFEQVSAGPPGQRTATLHMVNFNLAAGEVLGVLGASGSGKSTLARVLVGVWPTLGGTVRLDGADIHRWNRDDLGPYIGYLPQDIELFSGTIAENIARFSEADPQKVVAAAQQAGVHEMILRMPQGYDTQLGEDGSGLSGGQKQRVALARALYGTPSLVVLDEPNSNLDTVGEAALSSAIVQLKAQGTTVVLVTHRSSVLAQADKLLVLADGRLQAFGPSQDVLKALSGNQAQQQPQSTEKTAQAPGGLSLSRQYQPTTRNSGV from the coding sequence ATGAAGATGGCGAAGGCCCCAGCCACCGCTCCCTTATTCAAGGCATTGGGTGACTATAAAAGCATTCTGATCAGCGTCGGATGCTTTACCGCACTGATTAACGTGCTGATGCTGGTGCCCTCTATTTATATGCTTCAGGTCTATGACCGGGTGCTGTCTTCGCAAAACGAAACCACGCTGGCGATGCTGTCGCTGATGGTCGTGGGATTCTTCGCGTTCATCGGCCTGCTGGAAGTGGTGCGCAGCTTCATCGTGATCCGCATCGGCAGCCAGTTGGAGCGCCGCTTCAATCTGCGGGTCTATCAGGCCGCGTTCGAGCGCAACCTGTTCAAGGGCGAGGGCAATGCCGGCCAGTCCCTGGGCGACCTGACCCACATTCGCCAGTTCGTCACCGGGCCTGCGCTGTTCGCGTTCTTCGATGCGCCGTGGTTTCCGGTCTATCTGTTTGTGATTTATCTGTTCAACGTCTGGCTCGGCGTCCTCGCCACCGCCGGTGCGCTGCTGCTGATCGCCCTGGCGTGCCTCAACGAATACATGACCAAGAAGCCGCTGGGCGAAGCCGCCGGTTACTCGCAAAAATCCAGCCAACTGGCCACCAGCCACCTGCACAACGCCGAAACCATTCAGGCCATGGGCATGCTCGGTTCCTTGCGCAAACGCTGGTTCCAGGTGCATTCGCGCTTCCTCGGCCTGCAAAACCAGGCCAGCGACACTGGCGCGGTGATCAGCTCGCTGAGCAAGACCTTGCGCCTGTGCCTGCAATCGCTGGTGCTGGGCCTGGGTGCCTTGCTGGTGATCAAGGGCGACATGACCGCCGGGATGATGATTGCCGGTTCCATCCTGATGGGCCGCGTGCTCAGCCCGATCGACCAGTTGATTGCCGTATGGAAACAGTGGAGCGGGGCGAAGCTGGCTTACCGCCGACTCGACTCCCTGCTGCAGGCTTATCCGCCGAGCGACGACGCCATGGCGCTGCCGCCGCCAAAAGGCCAGATCACGTTCGAACAAGTCAGCGCCGGCCCACCCGGGCAACGTACCGCGACCTTGCACATGGTCAATTTCAATCTGGCGGCCGGTGAAGTACTGGGCGTACTGGGTGCTTCCGGTTCCGGTAAATCGACACTGGCGCGGGTGCTGGTCGGCGTGTGGCCAACCCTCGGTGGCACGGTTCGCCTGGACGGTGCCGACATTCATCGCTGGAATCGCGATGATCTCGGCCCATACATCGGCTACCTGCCGCAGGACATCGAATTGTTCAGCGGCACCATCGCCGAGAACATCGCCCGTTTCAGCGAGGCCGACCCGCAGAAGGTGGTGGCCGCCGCGCAACAGGCCGGCGTACACGAAATGATCCTGCGTATGCCGCAGGGCTACGACACGCAACTGGGCGAGGACGGCAGCGGCCTGTCCGGCGGCCAGAAACAACGGGTGGCCCTGGCGCGTGCGCTGTACGGCACGCCGAGTCTGGTGGTGCTGGATGAACCGAACTCCAACCTCGACACCGTCGGCGAAGCCGCATTGTCCAGCGCCATCGTGCAACTCAAGGCGCAGGGCACCACGGTGGTGCTGGTGACGCACCGTTCTTCGGTACTGGCCCAGGCCGACAAATTGCTGGTACTCGCCGATGGCCGTCTGCAAGCCTTCGGCCCGAGCCAGGATGTGCTCAAGGCGTTGTCCGGCAACCAGGCGCAACAACAGCCACAATCCACTGAAAAAACCGCGCAGGCACCGGGCGGGCTCAGCTTGAGCCGGCAGTACCAGCCCACGACAAGGAATTCGGGTGTATGA
- a CDS encoding HlyD family type I secretion periplasmic adaptor subunit, with the protein MSSASMNTENEATMEHAYITERPERDAKFFARMGWILALAGAGSFFAWAALAPLDQGIPVQGTVVVSGKRKAVQSMSSGVVSRILVREGEIVKQGQPLFRLDQTQVAADVQSLQAQYRMAWASLARWQAERDNLKQVTFPAELSDNADPRLALVLEGQRQLFSSRREAYSREQAALRASIEGATSQLAGMRRARTDLNAQADSLQQQLSNLQPLADNGYIPRNRLMEYQRQLSQVQQQLAENTGESGRVEQGILESRLKLQQHGEEYQKEVRTQLADAQLKSVTLSEQLTSAGFDLQHSEIVATSDGVAVNLGVHTEGAVVRQGETLLEIVPQGTRLEVEGHLPINLIDKVGTHLPVDILFTAFNQSKTPRVPGEVSLISADQMVDEKTGVPYYVLRSSVSDQAMEKLNGLVIKPGMPAEMFVRTGERSLLNYLFKPLLDRAGSALTEE; encoded by the coding sequence ATGAGCAGCGCGAGCATGAACACTGAAAACGAAGCAACGATGGAACACGCGTACATCACCGAACGCCCTGAGCGCGACGCTAAATTCTTCGCCCGCATGGGCTGGATTCTGGCACTGGCCGGCGCTGGCAGTTTCTTTGCCTGGGCCGCACTGGCACCGCTGGATCAAGGGATTCCGGTGCAAGGCACGGTGGTGGTCTCCGGTAAACGCAAGGCCGTGCAGTCGATGAGCAGCGGTGTGGTCAGCCGGATTCTGGTGCGCGAAGGCGAGATCGTGAAACAGGGTCAGCCGTTGTTCCGCCTCGACCAGACCCAGGTCGCCGCCGATGTGCAGTCGCTGCAGGCGCAGTACCGCATGGCCTGGGCCAGCCTTGCGCGCTGGCAGGCCGAGCGCGACAACCTCAAGCAGGTGACGTTTCCGGCAGAGCTGAGCGACAACGCGGACCCGCGCCTGGCCCTGGTGCTGGAAGGTCAGCGCCAACTGTTCAGCAGCCGCCGCGAAGCGTATTCCCGCGAGCAGGCCGCCCTGCGAGCCAGCATCGAAGGCGCCACTTCGCAACTGGCCGGCATGCGCCGCGCCCGTACCGATCTCAACGCCCAGGCCGACTCCCTGCAACAGCAGTTGAGCAATCTGCAACCGCTGGCGGACAACGGCTACATCCCGCGCAACCGCTTGATGGAATATCAGCGTCAACTGTCGCAAGTGCAGCAGCAGCTGGCTGAGAACACCGGCGAAAGCGGCCGGGTAGAGCAGGGCATTCTTGAATCGCGCCTGAAACTGCAACAGCACGGCGAGGAATACCAGAAGGAAGTCCGCACCCAACTGGCCGACGCGCAACTGAAAAGCGTCACCCTGTCCGAACAACTGACCTCCGCCGGTTTCGATCTGCAACACAGCGAGATCGTGGCGACGTCGGACGGCGTGGCCGTCAACCTCGGTGTGCACACCGAAGGCGCCGTGGTCCGTCAGGGCGAAACCCTGCTGGAAATCGTTCCGCAAGGCACGCGCCTGGAGGTGGAAGGGCACCTGCCGATCAACCTGATCGACAAGGTAGGCACGCACCTGCCGGTAGACATCCTCTTCACCGCATTCAACCAGAGCAAGACACCGCGTGTTCCCGGCGAAGTCAGCCTGATTTCCGCCGACCAGATGGTCGATGAGAAAACCGGCGTGCCGTATTACGTGTTGCGCAGCAGCGTCAGCGATCAGGCCATGGAGAAACTCAACGGCCTGGTGATCAAGCCCGGCATGCCGGCGGAAATGTTCGTGCGCACTGGCGAACGTTCACTCCTCAACTACCTGTTCAAACCGCTGCTCGACCGGGCCGGCTCCGCGTTGACTGAAGAATAA
- a CDS encoding TolC family outer membrane protein, with protein sequence MFGCMNKLSMLAAAFALLAGNSAVAAMGPFEIYEQALRNDPVFLGAIKERDAGLENRAIGRAGLLPKVGYNYNKGHNTSKVTQLTDRGNFTENRNYNSYGSNLTLQQPLLDYEAYAAYRKGVAQSLFADENFRGKSQELLVRVLDNYTKALFAQDQIDIAQAKKKAYEQQFQQNEHMFKQGEGTRTDILEAESRYELATAEEIEARNEQDAALRELGALVGVPTVDITDLAPLDQNFQTFALMPANYDTWHELAISNNPNLASQRQAVEVARYEVERNRAGHLPKVSAYASMRQNESESGNTYNQRYDTNTIGIEVNVPLYAGGGVSASTRQASRTMEQAEYELDGKTRETLIELRRQFSACLSGVNKLRAYQKALTSAEALVVSTKQSILGGERTNLDALNAEQQLFTTRRDLAQARYDYLMAWTKLHYYAGTLSEQDLARVDEAFGQGPRTQ encoded by the coding sequence ATGTTCGGCTGTATGAATAAGCTTTCCATGCTGGCGGCAGCGTTCGCGCTGCTCGCGGGCAACAGTGCAGTGGCGGCCATGGGGCCGTTCGAGATCTACGAACAGGCGTTGCGCAATGACCCGGTGTTCCTCGGCGCGATCAAGGAACGTGATGCAGGCCTTGAAAATCGCGCCATCGGTCGCGCCGGGTTGTTGCCGAAAGTCGGTTACAACTACAACAAGGGCCACAACACCTCGAAGGTTACGCAGCTCACCGATCGCGGCAACTTTACGGAAAACCGCAACTACAACAGTTACGGCTCCAACCTGACCCTGCAACAGCCGTTGCTCGACTACGAGGCCTACGCCGCGTATCGCAAAGGTGTGGCGCAGTCGCTGTTTGCCGACGAGAACTTCCGGGGCAAGAGCCAGGAACTGTTGGTGCGGGTGCTCGACAACTACACCAAGGCCTTGTTCGCTCAGGATCAGATCGACATCGCCCAGGCCAAGAAAAAGGCGTACGAGCAGCAGTTCCAGCAGAACGAGCACATGTTCAAGCAGGGCGAAGGCACGCGGACCGACATTCTCGAAGCCGAATCGCGCTATGAACTGGCGACCGCCGAGGAAATCGAGGCCCGCAACGAACAGGATGCCGCGCTGCGTGAGCTGGGTGCGCTGGTTGGTGTGCCGACAGTGGACATCACCGATTTGGCGCCGCTGGATCAGAACTTCCAGACCTTCGCGTTGATGCCGGCCAACTACGACACCTGGCACGAACTGGCGATCAGCAACAACCCGAACCTGGCGTCACAGCGTCAAGCCGTGGAAGTGGCCCGTTATGAAGTGGAGCGCAACCGCGCCGGGCACCTGCCGAAAGTCAGTGCCTACGCCTCGATGCGCCAGAACGAATCGGAAAGCGGCAACACCTATAACCAGCGCTACGACACCAACACCATCGGCATCGAAGTCAACGTGCCGTTGTACGCCGGTGGCGGGGTGTCGGCATCGACTCGTCAGGCCAGCCGCACCATGGAGCAGGCCGAATACGAACTGGACGGCAAGACCCGCGAAACGCTGATCGAACTGCGTCGCCAGTTCAGTGCCTGCCTGTCCGGCGTCAACAAACTGCGCGCCTACCAGAAAGCCCTGACGTCGGCCGAAGCGCTGGTGGTCTCGACCAAGCAAAGCATTCTTGGCGGTGAGCGGACCAACCTGGACGCGCTGAACGCCGAACAACAACTGTTTACCACCCGCCGCGATCTGGCCCAGGCACGCTATGACTACCTCATGGCCTGGACCAAATTGCATTACTACGCGGGCACCTTGAGCGAGCAGGATCTGGCTCGGGTGGACGAAGCATTCGGGCAAGGCCCACGGACGCAATAG
- a CDS encoding autotransporter serine protease, whose protein sequence is MDVRFKPASVGTLLLVIFINPAQAQYVDSGKPGDPASWRSAEFLRDWGLDRMQADQAYAAGITGKGVKIGALDSGFDAAHPEFASDRYHPVSASGSYVDGSLFTVNGTLNPNNDSHGTHVVGTMGASRDGSGMHGVAFNAQIYVGNTNKNDSFLFGPNPDPRYFKAVYDALADAGVRAINNSWGSQPPDVSYRTLADLHAAYAQHWNKGTWLDAAADVSRRGVINVFSAGNSGYPNASVRSALPYFQPDLEGHWLAVSGLDQSNQQKYNQCGIAKYWCITTPGAKIDSTIPDGGYAIKSGTSMAAPHATGALALVMERYPYMNNQQALEVLLTTATQLDGSVTSAPTDRVGWGVANLKRAMGGPGQLLGAFDANLATGQRDVWSNDISDKALIQRQSEDLAEHSAWQQTLQSKGWHNGISAGASQQDQTDYAVGMARDAAAAGRVYQGSLIKSGAGQLILTGDSTYRGPTTVNGGLLSVNGSLTSAVTVNDGGTLGGSGRIGALIANSGSRVAPGNSIGTLNVAGDVTFAPGSTYAVELSPTASDRIVAGGTASISGATVSLSLENSPTLLSTAEAKSLLGHQYDILQAAGGIQGQFGAVVPDYLFIGGSLAYSGNGIALNVERNARSFASVGQTPNQRAVASAVEGMGAGNSVYESLLLSATASDAQQAFQQLSGEIYPALGSVLINDSRQLRDAIGERLHDANAEQSNGWIKALGAWGTTDSQHDTAGYSTSIGGLLAGVDGALNEQTRIGLVTGYSDSSLSMGSGTHSSAKVDSYHLGAYAGHEIGAWRLSTGAAYSWHRADVKRDLQYGDVSAKQKAKVDAATTQVFGEAAYRLNLQPLALEPFANLAYVHLDSDGFTEKGDAAALKSSGDQRDAVLSTLGVRAIKTINLSGTQKLDVSGHLGWQHSLTDIEAEQHLRFASGSAPYSVESSPLVRDAALVGVQASLALSRDVRVNLDYNGQLANREKTHGVGLSLNWKF, encoded by the coding sequence ATGGACGTACGCTTCAAGCCGGCTTCGGTCGGCACCCTGTTGCTTGTGATTTTTATCAACCCGGCCCAGGCGCAATACGTGGATTCGGGCAAACCCGGCGATCCAGCCAGTTGGCGCTCCGCCGAATTCCTGCGGGACTGGGGGCTGGACCGGATGCAGGCCGATCAGGCCTACGCCGCCGGTATCACCGGCAAGGGCGTGAAGATCGGTGCGCTGGACTCCGGTTTCGACGCGGCCCATCCCGAGTTCGCCAGCGACCGCTATCACCCGGTCTCGGCCAGCGGCAGCTATGTCGATGGCTCGCTGTTCACGGTCAACGGCACGCTTAACCCGAACAACGATTCTCACGGCACGCACGTGGTCGGCACCATGGGCGCTTCCCGTGATGGCAGCGGGATGCATGGCGTGGCGTTCAATGCGCAGATCTACGTCGGCAACACCAACAAGAACGACAGTTTTCTGTTCGGCCCCAATCCCGACCCGCGTTACTTCAAAGCGGTGTACGACGCACTGGCCGATGCCGGCGTGCGGGCGATCAACAACAGTTGGGGCAGTCAGCCGCCGGATGTCAGCTATCGAACCCTGGCGGACCTGCATGCGGCTTACGCCCAGCACTGGAACAAAGGCACCTGGCTCGATGCCGCCGCCGATGTTTCACGCCGCGGCGTGATCAACGTGTTCAGCGCCGGCAACAGCGGTTACCCCAACGCCAGCGTGCGTTCGGCGCTGCCGTATTTTCAGCCGGACCTGGAAGGCCATTGGCTGGCCGTGTCGGGGCTGGATCAGAGCAATCAGCAGAAATATAACCAGTGCGGTATCGCCAAATACTGGTGCATCACTACGCCGGGAGCAAAGATCGACAGCACCATTCCCGACGGCGGCTACGCGATCAAGTCCGGCACCTCGATGGCCGCGCCCCATGCCACCGGCGCCCTGGCGCTGGTGATGGAGCGTTACCCATACATGAACAACCAGCAGGCGCTGGAAGTGCTGCTGACTACCGCCACTCAACTCGACGGCAGCGTGACGAGCGCACCGACCGACCGGGTCGGCTGGGGCGTCGCCAACCTGAAGCGGGCGATGGGCGGACCGGGGCAATTGCTCGGCGCGTTCGACGCAAATCTGGCCACCGGGCAACGCGATGTGTGGAGCAACGACATCTCCGACAAGGCACTGATCCAGCGTCAGAGCGAAGACCTCGCCGAGCACAGCGCCTGGCAGCAAACCCTGCAAAGCAAAGGTTGGCACAACGGAATTTCGGCAGGTGCCAGCCAACAGGACCAGACCGATTACGCCGTCGGCATGGCCCGTGATGCAGCGGCGGCCGGCCGGGTGTATCAGGGCAGCCTGATCAAGTCCGGCGCCGGGCAATTGATTCTGACCGGCGACAGCACCTATCGCGGCCCGACCACGGTCAATGGTGGTCTGCTGAGCGTCAACGGTTCGCTGACGTCCGCCGTTACGGTTAATGACGGCGGCACCCTCGGTGGTTCCGGCCGGATCGGCGCACTGATCGCCAACAGCGGCAGTCGCGTGGCACCGGGCAACTCCATCGGCACCTTGAATGTGGCCGGTGACGTGACCTTCGCGCCGGGCTCGACCTACGCGGTGGAGCTGTCACCGACCGCCAGTGACCGCATCGTCGCCGGCGGCACGGCGTCCATCAGCGGCGCCACCGTCAGTCTGTCGCTGGAAAACAGCCCGACCTTGCTCAGCACCGCTGAAGCGAAAAGCCTGCTCGGTCATCAGTACGACATTCTGCAAGCGGCCGGTGGCATCCAGGGCCAGTTCGGCGCCGTGGTGCCGGATTACCTGTTTATCGGCGGCAGCCTCGCGTACAGCGGCAACGGCATCGCGCTGAATGTCGAACGCAACGCGAGGTCTTTTGCCAGCGTCGGCCAGACCCCGAACCAGCGGGCCGTGGCCAGCGCCGTCGAAGGCATGGGCGCCGGTAACTCCGTGTACGAAAGCCTGTTGCTGTCGGCCACCGCCAGCGATGCACAGCAAGCCTTCCAGCAACTGAGCGGGGAAATCTACCCGGCCCTCGGTTCGGTACTGATTAACGACAGTCGTCAGTTGCGCGACGCCATCGGCGAACGCCTGCACGACGCGAACGCCGAGCAAAGCAACGGCTGGATCAAGGCCCTCGGCGCCTGGGGCACCACCGATTCACAACACGACACCGCCGGCTACAGCACATCCATCGGCGGCCTGCTGGCAGGCGTCGACGGCGCGCTGAACGAGCAGACCCGCATCGGTCTGGTCACCGGTTACAGCGACAGCTCGTTGAGCATGGGTTCTGGCACGCATTCCTCGGCCAAGGTCGACAGTTACCACCTCGGTGCCTACGCCGGCCATGAGATCGGCGCCTGGCGCCTGAGCACCGGCGCGGCCTACAGCTGGCATCGCGCCGATGTGAAACGTGATCTGCAATACGGCGACGTCAGCGCCAAACAGAAAGCCAAGGTCGATGCCGCCACCACACAGGTATTTGGTGAAGCGGCCTATCGACTGAATCTGCAACCACTGGCCCTGGAGCCGTTCGCCAATCTGGCCTACGTGCATCTGGACAGCGACGGTTTCACCGAAAAGGGCGACGCTGCGGCATTGAAAAGCAGCGGCGACCAGCGTGACGCGGTGCTCAGCACCCTCGGCGTCAGGGCGATCAAGACAATCAACCTGTCGGGCACGCAAAAACTCGATGTCAGCGGCCATCTCGGCTGGCAGCACAGCCTCACCGACATCGAGGCCGAGCAGCATTTGCGTTTCGCCAGCGGCAGCGCGCCGTACAGCGTCGAAAGCTCGCCACTGGTGCGCGACGCCGCGCTGGTCGGCGTGCAGGCCAGCCTCGCGCTGAGCCGCGACGTGCGGGTGAACCTTGATTACAACGGACAACTGGCCAACCGCGAGAAGACTCACGGCGTTGGCCTGAGCCTGAACTGGAAGTTCTGA